One genomic segment of Lampris incognitus isolate fLamInc1 chromosome 2, fLamInc1.hap2, whole genome shotgun sequence includes these proteins:
- the synprb gene encoding synaptoporin b, giving the protein MCMVIFAPIFAICAFATCGGYYGHLQAKVSCADQRPSNFSISLDFAYPFRLHQVHFKAPLCEKKRQEVVFLEGDFSSAAQFFVTIGVLALLYSLLATVVYIYYQNKYRENNRGPHVDFVVTVIFSLLWLVSTCYWTKSLADIKRAAEPSQVLLLISACRAQQNRCAVTQEPLWSGLNSSVVFGFANLILWAGNIWFVFKETGWYKTGQRYPTRTTSGKRARGMRQRLCSESSFDQPEESFGQQLYRQQSISPSDGNRGLQDYTQGSFSQTGGSLCLPQTKLSTPMNYGQENMHPFKGSIVFVNSI; this is encoded by the exons ATGTGCATGGTAATATTTGCTCcg ATTTTTGCAATCTGTGCCTTCGCAACATGTGGAGGATACTATGGTCATCTGCAGGCTAAAGTCAGCTGTGCAGACCAGAGACCGAGCAACTTCAGCATTAGCCTCGATTTTGCTTATCCTTTCAG ATTACACCAGGTGCATTTCAAAGCCCCTTTGTGTGAGAAGAAAAGACAAGAGGTTGTCTTCCTGGAGGGGGATTTTTCATCAGCGGCTCAGTTTTTTGTGACAATAGGAGTGCTCGCCCTGCTGTACTCTCTGCTGGCAACCGTCGTGTACATCTACTATCAGAACAAGTACCGTGAGAACAACAGAGGCCCACACGTG gattttgttgtgaCGGTGATCTTCTCCTTGTTGTGGCTCGTCAGCACCTGCTATTGGACCAAATCCCTGGCCGATATCAAGAGAGCTGCCGAGCCGAGCCAGGTGCTGCTGCTCATCTCTGCCTGCAGGGCCCAGCAAAACAGGTGTGCTGTTACCCAGGAGCCTCTCTGGTCGGGTCTCAACAGCTCTGTG GTTTTTGGTTTTGCTAATTTGATCCTCTGGGCGGGCAACATTTGGTTTGTCTTCAAAGAGACAGGCTGGTACAAGACCGGTCAGCGATATCCCACCAGGACCACCTCTGGGAAGCGTGCCAGAGGGATGAGACAGCGGCTGTGTAGCGAGAGCAGCTTTGATCAGCCGGAGGAAAGTTTTGGTCAACAGCTctacagacagcagagcatcagtCCGTCAGACGGGAACCGCGGCCTGCAAGACTACACACAAGGTAGTTTCAGCCAGACAGGAGGGAGTTTATGCCTGCCACAGACCAAACTAAGCACGCCGATGAATTATGGCCAGGAGAACATGCATCCTTTCAAAGGGTCGATTGTTTTTGTCAATAGCATATAG